One genomic segment of Arcobacter porcinus includes these proteins:
- a CDS encoding ABC transporter ATP-binding protein: protein MQNRVLLEFRNIKKSYGKGASQTFALNGVDLKIYKGEFVAIMGASGSGKSTSMNIIGCLDKPSSGEYLFDGVNVENLNLNQMAILRRNYIGFVFQGFNLLGRTSALDNVELPLIYRKVAKEERIKLSLEALRKVGLESVKKNTPAELSGGQQQRVAIARAIVTNPLLLLADEPTGNLDSIKSVEVMQLLKSLNKELGITIVMVTHEEEMAAYASRVIYFRDGNIEDSLKKGFK, encoded by the coding sequence ATGCAAAATAGAGTTTTATTAGAGTTTAGAAATATCAAAAAAAGTTACGGAAAAGGTGCAAGCCAAACTTTTGCTTTAAATGGTGTTGATCTAAAAATCTATAAAGGTGAATTTGTAGCTATTATGGGTGCAAGTGGAAGTGGGAAATCTACTTCTATGAATATAATTGGTTGTTTGGATAAACCAAGTAGTGGAGAATATCTATTTGATGGAGTAAATGTTGAAAATTTAAATCTAAATCAAATGGCTATTTTAAGAAGAAATTATATTGGTTTTGTATTTCAAGGCTTTAATCTTTTAGGAAGAACTAGTGCTTTGGATAATGTTGAATTACCTTTGATTTATAGAAAAGTAGCAAAAGAAGAGAGAATTAAACTATCTCTTGAAGCTTTAAGAAAAGTTGGTCTTGAGAGTGTTAAAAAAAATACACCAGCTGAACTTAGTGGTGGACAACAACAAAGAGTTGCTATTGCAAGAGCTATTGTGACAAATCCTTTACTTCTTTTAGCAGATGAACCAACAGGAAATCTTGATAGTATAAAAAGTGTTGAAGTAATGCAACTTTTAAAATCTTTAAATAAAGAGCTTGGAATCACTATTGTTATGGTAACTCACGAGGAAGAGATGGCGGCTTATGCTTCAAGAGTTATATATTTTAGAGATGGAAATATTGAAGACTCTTTGAAAAAAGGATTTAAATAA
- a CDS encoding efflux RND transporter periplasmic adaptor subunit → MNNSLLKDLNSYKGGKKSYKYWILSIVIIFIALMVYIFLPQNDDLQPKYNTQKAQIGDLKVIVSASGNLSPTNSVEIGIEVSGTIKEIFVDYNDEVTVGQVLAKIDTTKLEASVESSRASLAISKANLNESEVNLKNKKLIFDRTKKMFDSSGGKFPSQNEYDDTQFAYEVALASVKASKAKVLQSESDLKNNLQNLDKASVKSSINGIVLNREVEVGQTLAATMSAPKLFTLAKDLSNMDLIVNIDEADVADIKDGLDVFFTVDAYSNKEFKGKIKQVRLNPITTNGVVTYETVVSVKNDDLLLKPGMTANAKIVTKNLENQLLVPNSAFRFKPVVQVDKKAPNLGAPSRFRPSSKNESSKSNDGMMSLYILENGEAKEIKVKIISSNTQQTAVSSKSLKQDDEIITSMKSQNAK, encoded by the coding sequence ATGAATAATAGTTTACTAAAAGATTTGAATAGCTACAAAGGTGGTAAAAAATCTTATAAATATTGGATTTTATCTATTGTTATTATTTTTATTGCTTTGATGGTTTATATTTTTTTACCACAAAATGATGATTTACAACCAAAATATAATACTCAAAAAGCACAAATTGGGGATTTAAAAGTAATTGTTAGTGCAAGTGGAAACCTAAGTCCTACAAATAGTGTTGAGATTGGAATTGAAGTTTCTGGAACAATTAAAGAGATTTTTGTAGATTACAATGATGAAGTAACAGTTGGTCAAGTTTTAGCAAAAATTGATACTACAAAACTTGAAGCAAGTGTTGAAAGCTCAAGAGCGAGTTTGGCTATTTCAAAAGCAAATCTAAATGAGAGTGAAGTAAATCTTAAAAATAAGAAGCTGATTTTTGATAGAACAAAAAAGATGTTTGATAGTTCAGGTGGAAAATTTCCATCTCAAAATGAGTATGATGATACACAATTTGCTTATGAAGTAGCACTTGCTTCTGTTAAAGCTTCAAAAGCAAAAGTTTTACAATCTGAATCTGATTTAAAAAATAATCTTCAAAATTTAGATAAAGCAAGTGTAAAATCAAGTATAAATGGAATTGTGTTAAATAGAGAAGTTGAAGTTGGTCAAACTTTAGCAGCAACAATGTCAGCACCAAAACTTTTTACTCTTGCTAAAGATTTATCAAATATGGATTTAATAGTAAATATTGATGAAGCAGATGTTGCTGATATTAAAGATGGCTTAGATGTATTTTTTACAGTTGATGCATATTCTAATAAAGAGTTCAAAGGAAAAATTAAACAAGTAAGATTAAATCCTATTACAACAAATGGAGTTGTAACTTATGAAACTGTTGTAAGTGTAAAAAATGATGATTTACTTTTAAAACCTGGAATGACTGCAAATGCAAAAATTGTTACAAAAAATCTTGAAAACCAGCTTTTAGTCCCAAATAGTGCTTTTAGATTTAAACCTGTGGTTCAAGTGGATAAAAAAGCACCTAATCTTGGAGCTCCATCAAGATTTAGACCAAGTTCAAAAAATGAATCTTCTAAATCAAATGATGGGATGATGAGCTTATATATTTTAGAAAATGGTGAAGCAAAAGAGATAAAAGTAAAAATAATTTCTAGTAATACTCAGCAAACAGCTGTATCTTCGAAAAGTTTAAAACAAGATGATGAAATAATTACTTCAATGAAGAGCCAAAATGCAAAATAG
- a CDS encoding TolC family protein, with product MKRILFFILFIDILSANPKENMDLLLKDKKEYRNLDLESIEARYKSLKYSFISNIELSSSLGINHYFDEDKNRNYTKSASIGINQTLFESGAIIFKMDYANSKYDYETLSWQNQNQQLIFSIYSTLLDIKKLKLEHKQNGYKIVNKNIELEMKKLEYDVGKSDIIDLNNAIMSKNTALNERISLENSIKEKEQELAKYTELKYEEIEILDFKETKKEEFLDSNFELLQEEAKVKMLDNDYKKQRGENLMKLSLNAKATYSNSDEKFNPLMKDNSRNDAQSSASLNLSIPLFDYSKSKNVQESKIESMKQRFYLADLKNEKAFEYDQYFTKIDTFFKQNEILKDNILLYDDLIEANSISSSAGMTSKYDLEILENQKAINSFDILINNINVMQYYAKIYFMTKG from the coding sequence TTGAAAAGAATACTGTTTTTCATACTATTTATAGATATTTTAAGTGCGAATCCTAAAGAAAATATGGATCTACTTTTAAAAGATAAAAAAGAGTATAGAAATCTTGATTTAGAATCTATTGAAGCTAGATATAAAAGTTTGAAATATAGTTTTATTTCAAATATTGAGCTTAGCTCTAGTTTAGGTATAAATCACTATTTTGATGAAGATAAAAATAGAAACTATACAAAAAGTGCAAGTATTGGAATTAACCAAACTTTATTTGAATCAGGTGCAATTATTTTTAAAATGGATTATGCAAATAGCAAATATGATTATGAGACTTTATCTTGGCAAAATCAGAATCAGCAATTAATCTTCTCAATTTATAGCACTTTGCTTGATATAAAAAAATTAAAGCTTGAACACAAACAAAATGGATATAAAATAGTTAATAAAAACATAGAACTTGAGATGAAAAAGCTTGAATATGATGTTGGGAAAAGTGATATTATTGATTTAAATAATGCAATAATGAGTAAGAATACAGCTTTAAATGAAAGAATAAGTTTAGAAAATAGTATAAAAGAGAAAGAGCAAGAATTAGCTAAATATACAGAACTTAAATATGAAGAGATAGAAATCTTGGATTTTAAAGAGACAAAAAAAGAGGAGTTTTTGGATTCAAACTTTGAATTACTTCAAGAAGAGGCAAAAGTTAAGATGCTTGATAATGATTATAAAAAACAAAGAGGAGAAAATCTTATGAAGCTTAGCTTAAATGCAAAAGCTACATACTCAAATAGTGATGAAAAATTCAATCCTTTGATGAAAGACAATAGTAGAAACGATGCACAATCAAGTGCGAGTTTGAATCTATCTATTCCTTTATTTGATTACTCAAAAAGCAAAAATGTACAAGAATCAAAAATTGAATCTATGAAACAGAGATTTTATTTGGCTGATTTGAAAAATGAAAAAGCTTTTGAATATGATCAATATTTTACAAAAATTGATACATTTTTCAAACAAAATGAGATTTTAAAAGATAATATCTTGCTTTATGATGATTTAATAGAAGCAAATAGTATCTCAAGTAGTGCTGGAATGACTTCAAAATATGATTTAGAAATTTTAGAGAATCAAAAAGCTATAAATAGCTTTGATATTTTGATAAACAATATAAATGTTATGCAATATTACGCAAAAATTTACTTCATGACAAAAGGTTAA
- the exbB gene encoding TonB-system energizer ExbB, which produces MNDIETLKHLVDYGVIALLVIMSFVALFFFIERVIFYKRVDIKTYKTKRALEVALTKHLGIIGTIASNAPYIGLLGTVLAIMLTFMNMGNASDIDAGKIMESLALALKVTAVGLVVAILSMVFYNILSRFAEVLESEYEVTEV; this is translated from the coding sequence ATGAATGATATTGAGACATTAAAACATCTTGTAGATTATGGAGTTATAGCACTTTTAGTAATTATGAGTTTTGTAGCTCTATTCTTCTTTATAGAAAGAGTTATTTTCTATAAGAGAGTTGATATTAAAACATATAAAACAAAAAGAGCATTAGAAGTTGCACTTACAAAACATTTAGGAATAATTGGAACAATTGCATCAAATGCACCATATATTGGACTTTTAGGTACAGTTCTAGCTATTATGCTTACATTTATGAATATGGGAAATGCAAGTGATATTGATGCTGGTAAAATTATGGAGAGTTTAGCTCTTGCACTTAAAGTAACTGCTGTTGGACTTGTTGTTGCAATATTATCTATGGTTTTTTATAATATTTTAAGTAGATTTGCAGAAGTTTTGGAAAGTGAATATGAAGTTACAGAAGTTTGA
- a CDS encoding biopolymer transporter ExbD, protein MKLQKFDSINVIPFIDVLLVLLAIVLLTSTFITKGLIPVALPDSKNASKLKSDKEIVIVIDNLGKFYLDDIDMAIENIELELLGKPKETPIHLNTDKDTKFENFVNILDMLKKNEFNNVSIVTKK, encoded by the coding sequence ATGAAGTTACAGAAGTTTGATTCAATAAATGTAATACCTTTTATTGATGTATTACTTGTACTTTTAGCAATTGTTTTACTTACATCAACATTTATTACAAAAGGGCTTATTCCAGTAGCTTTACCAGATAGTAAAAATGCTAGTAAGCTAAAAAGTGATAAAGAGATAGTAATAGTAATAGATAATTTAGGTAAATTCTATTTAGATGATATTGATATGGCAATAGAAAATATAGAGTTAGAGCTTTTAGGAAAACCAAAAGAGACTCCAATTCATTTAAATACAGATAAAGATACAAAGTTTGAAAATTTTGTAAATATATTAGATATGTTAAAGAAAAATGAATTCAATAATGTATCGATTGTGACTAAGAAGTAA
- a CDS encoding energy transducer TonB, whose protein sequence is MKNNRYLKSFIISFSIYFAIAAPLVISFANTTKTVDMKKDVHTVTKISLSSVEIQKKPVEEEVVEEEIIEKIVEKPAQKVVKKEVKKPKKEKPKKKPEKKVVQKEEVIKDQVITQDTVNQVKAAEMEDLYLGKIKHIIEKNKKYPRAAKRLKHEGKVTISFDILADGKIVNIRIIENSKYKTLDKATMELLENIAFFDAIPKELNKTVWNNIQVPVNYEMH, encoded by the coding sequence ATGAAAAACAATAGATATCTAAAATCTTTTATTATAAGCTTTAGCATCTATTTTGCAATAGCTGCACCTTTGGTTATATCTTTTGCAAATACAACAAAAACAGTTGATATGAAAAAAGATGTACATACAGTTACAAAAATATCATTAAGTAGTGTAGAAATTCAAAAAAAACCAGTAGAAGAAGAAGTTGTTGAAGAAGAGATTATAGAAAAGATTGTTGAAAAACCTGCACAAAAAGTTGTGAAAAAAGAGGTAAAAAAACCTAAAAAAGAGAAACCAAAGAAAAAACCAGAGAAAAAAGTAGTTCAAAAAGAAGAAGTGATTAAAGATCAAGTAATTACTCAAGATACTGTAAATCAGGTAAAAGCAGCTGAAATGGAAGATCTTTATTTAGGTAAAATAAAACATATTATAGAAAAAAATAAAAAATACCCAAGAGCTGCAAAAAGATTAAAACATGAAGGAAAAGTTACAATATCTTTTGATATCTTAGCAGATGGAAAAATTGTAAATATAAGAATTATTGAAAATTCAAAATACAAAACTCTTGATAAAGCAACGATGGAATTACTAGAAAATATAGCTTTCTTTGATGCAATTCCAAAAGAGCTTAATAAAACAGTTTGGAATAATATCCAAGTACCTGTAAACTACGAAATGCATTAA
- a CDS encoding AEC family transporter — MSLFLTLFIKIIPMYFSIVLGFFSTYFLKCDKESIAKILLYILSPLIVFNATLNVKLSLEVAFIPIFFFVFSTLLSFVLLYIFTKVFKDNRANLLAFSASTGNTGNIGIPLAIIFLPNDLVDVFIFSILASILYQNSVGYYITAKGNFSAKESLKKVLRLPVLHAFLLALVLNILGASIPEIFLSYESYLKGAYSILGVMIVGMGLEKLKGNNAFDWSFISYSMFIKFILWPCSVLLFIFLDKNYFMFLNEGYYLLMFLFSIVPLAGNTVIVATVLKVKPEMMSITLFISILIGVVYIPFVMWLYGV, encoded by the coding sequence ATGTCATTATTTCTAACTCTTTTTATAAAAATTATTCCTATGTATTTTAGTATTGTTCTTGGTTTTTTCTCTACATATTTTTTGAAATGTGATAAAGAGAGTATTGCTAAAATACTTTTATATATTTTATCTCCTTTGATTGTTTTTAATGCAACACTTAATGTAAAGCTTAGTTTAGAAGTTGCATTTATTCCTATATTCTTCTTTGTTTTTAGCACACTTTTAAGTTTTGTTCTTTTATATATTTTCACAAAAGTATTTAAAGACAATAGAGCAAATTTACTTGCGTTTAGTGCAAGTACAGGAAATACTGGGAATATTGGTATTCCTTTAGCTATTATATTTTTGCCAAATGATTTGGTTGATGTTTTCATATTTTCAATTTTAGCTTCTATTTTGTATCAAAACTCTGTTGGATATTATATTACAGCAAAAGGGAATTTTAGTGCTAAAGAGAGTTTAAAAAAGGTTTTAAGACTTCCAGTTTTACATGCTTTTTTACTAGCTTTAGTTTTAAATATTTTAGGTGCAAGTATTCCAGAGATTTTTCTTAGTTATGAATCATATTTAAAAGGTGCTTACTCAATTTTGGGAGTTATGATTGTAGGAATGGGATTAGAGAAATTAAAAGGAAATAATGCCTTTGATTGGTCTTTTATCTCTTATTCTATGTTTATTAAGTTTATTCTTTGGCCTTGCAGTGTTTTACTATTTATCTTTTTAGATAAAAACTACTTTATGTTTTTAAATGAAGGGTATTATTTACTTATGTTTTTGTTTTCAATAGTTCCACTTGCTGGAAATACTGTAATTGTGGCAACTGTTTTAAAAGTAAAACCTGAGATGATGAGTATAACTTTGTTTATCTCTATTTTAATAGGAGTTGTTTATATACCTTTTGTAATGTGGCTTTATGGAGTTTAA
- a CDS encoding type II toxin-antitoxin system RelB/DinJ family antitoxin — MTTTSNKIRTNVYLDSTTKQKAQEIFKQYGLGLSEAFNIFLTQSVLEKGIPFEIKIPNEKTIEAIKDARANKNIKKVSLDDLKKEL; from the coding sequence ATGACTACAACTTCAAATAAAATAAGAACAAATGTATATCTTGATTCAACTACAAAACAAAAAGCTCAAGAGATTTTTAAACAATATGGTTTAGGTTTGAGTGAAGCTTTCAATATTTTTTTAACACAAAGTGTTCTAGAAAAAGGAATTCCTTTTGAAATAAAAATTCCAAATGAAAAAACAATAGAAGCTATAAAAGATGCAAGAGCAAATAAAAATATAAAAAAAGTTAGTTTAGATGATTTAAAAAAAGAGTTATAG
- a CDS encoding type II toxin-antitoxin system RelE/ParE family toxin codes for MLDLKIHKIFTKDLKKAQLNSTNSSKLFLYISLLLNNKELPKEAKNHSLKGEWEDTMEFHISGDLIVIYIIDDISLQLLRIGTHSQLFKKF; via the coding sequence ATGCTTGATTTAAAAATTCATAAGATATTTACAAAGGATTTAAAAAAGGCTCAGTTGAATTCAACAAACTCATCAAAACTATTTTTATATATTTCACTACTTCTAAACAATAAAGAATTACCAAAAGAGGCAAAAAACCACTCTTTAAAAGGCGAATGGGAAGATACAATGGAATTTCATATAAGTGGAGATTTAATTGTAATTTATATTATAGACGATATAAGCTTACAACTTTTAAGAATAGGAACTCATTCACAGCTTTTTAAAAAGTTTTAA
- a CDS encoding acetyl-CoA carboxylase biotin carboxylase subunit, translated as MKKINKVLIANRGEIALRVIRACKELEIKSVAIFSEVDIEGIWVKKADECYPILGDVVQAYLDYDRIISIAKKAECDAIHPGYGFLSENADFARACEENGIIFIGPKAEHIELFGDKMASKVAMKKVGVPVLEGTDEPIEDPKEAAKIAKEIGFPVIIKAAFGGGGRGMRIVKKEEDFKELFEAATSESKKYFGRGETFIEKYVENPRHIEIQIIADKYGNVLHLGERDCSIQRRHQKVIEIAPSPLLNDDARRELYRIATKAMFKLGYESVGTVEFLLDPEDNIYFIEMNTRVQVEHPVTETITGIDIIQRMIQIAEGDKMIFLQEEINFRGYSIEFRINAENPLKGFLPSVGTVEKYLTPGGPGVRLDTSIYTGYKIPANYDSMFGKLIVWAIDWEGCVKKAKRALDEFYIEGFPTNIPLHREIVRDEDFKAGRFTTNYLDTKMDVFTLNSEDNIKEEEEKVENLRKLIDTIKSKNISIRH; from the coding sequence ATGAAAAAGATAAATAAGGTACTTATTGCAAATAGAGGAGAGATTGCACTAAGAGTTATAAGAGCTTGTAAAGAGTTAGAGATAAAAAGTGTTGCTATATTTTCAGAAGTTGATATAGAAGGAATTTGGGTAAAAAAAGCTGATGAATGCTATCCAATACTTGGAGATGTGGTTCAAGCTTATCTTGATTATGACAGAATTATATCTATTGCAAAAAAAGCTGAGTGTGATGCTATTCACCCTGGATATGGTTTTTTAAGTGAGAATGCAGATTTTGCAAGAGCTTGTGAAGAGAATGGAATTATATTTATTGGTCCAAAAGCTGAACATATTGAGCTTTTTGGAGATAAAATGGCTTCAAAAGTTGCTATGAAAAAAGTTGGGGTACCTGTACTTGAAGGAACTGATGAACCAATTGAAGATCCTAAAGAAGCTGCAAAAATAGCAAAAGAGATTGGATTTCCTGTTATTATAAAAGCTGCTTTTGGTGGTGGTGGAAGAGGAATGAGAATTGTAAAAAAAGAGGAAGACTTTAAAGAACTATTTGAAGCTGCAACAAGTGAATCAAAAAAATATTTTGGTAGAGGTGAAACATTTATTGAAAAATATGTAGAAAACCCAAGACATATTGAGATTCAAATTATTGCAGATAAATATGGAAATGTTTTACACCTTGGAGAAAGAGATTGTTCTATTCAAAGAAGACACCAAAAAGTTATTGAAATTGCACCATCGCCACTATTAAATGATGATGCAAGAAGAGAGTTATATAGAATTGCGACAAAAGCTATGTTTAAACTTGGATATGAGAGTGTAGGAACTGTTGAGTTTTTACTAGATCCTGAAGATAATATCTATTTTATTGAGATGAATACAAGAGTTCAAGTTGAACACCCTGTAACTGAGACTATTACTGGTATTGATATTATTCAAAGAATGATTCAAATTGCTGAAGGTGATAAGATGATATTCCTTCAAGAGGAGATTAATTTTAGAGGATATAGTATTGAGTTTAGAATAAATGCTGAAAATCCATTAAAAGGATTTTTACCATCAGTTGGAACTGTTGAGAAATATTTAACTCCAGGAGGTCCAGGAGTAAGACTTGATACAAGTATTTATACTGGATATAAAATTCCTGCAAACTATGACTCAATGTTTGGAAAACTTATTGTTTGGGCAATTGACTGGGAAGGTTGTGTTAAAAAAGCAAAAAGAGCTTTAGATGAGTTCTATATTGAAGGTTTCCCTACAAATATTCCTCTTCATAGAGAGATTGTAAGAGATGAAGATTTCAAAGCTGGAAGATTTACTACAAACTATCTTGATACAAAAATGGATGTATTTACACTAAATAGTGAAGATAATATAAAAGAAGAAGAAGAGAAAGTTGAAAATCTTAGAAAACTTATTGATACTATTAAGAGTAAGAATATTTCGATTAGACATTAA
- a CDS encoding major outer membrane protein, which yields MKKITKLSLVAAVAVAGLTSASAKPLEEAIKNVDVSGSVVYRYDNFDNSKGKKNRSEDNMYKIGLNLSSKVNDYVKFNSRAIVGDVDHGGFAKLGAKGNDSTAYDEAADVTVTNAYFGLNVIPNTTVNIGKQGLATPYTKALDIHGNEQTGTGILAISSLGMFTVGAGYFNNSNLNASTEINATMGVKVGAKEDNGDDIIDGGKDIGVVTAQANLDFINVELWGLNIANTLATYTVALNNTYQLADEAKIGFDLRYVGLKFSGSDDTDSLIKLAIDGKFGIVNAKLGYAQTGKDGGLTALDQDSQNTTLGWGISINGLAKATHIQAAVGVDVLDNLNFTVNYGTLESKADGIYDYDDNGKLKMEEVYGQLTYKMSKNLTTYVRYGTLEQKQGGTKTIDQNRGRLQVAYTF from the coding sequence ATGAAAAAAATTACAAAATTAAGTTTAGTAGCAGCTGTTGCAGTTGCAGGTCTTACAAGTGCAAGCGCGAAACCACTTGAAGAAGCTATCAAAAATGTAGATGTATCAGGATCTGTTGTATATAGATATGATAACTTTGATAATTCAAAAGGTAAGAAAAACAGATCAGAAGACAATATGTATAAAATTGGATTAAATCTATCTTCAAAAGTAAATGATTATGTTAAATTTAACTCTAGAGCAATTGTTGGAGATGTAGACCATGGTGGATTTGCTAAACTAGGTGCGAAAGGTAATGATTCAACAGCTTACGATGAAGCAGCAGACGTTACAGTTACAAATGCATATTTTGGTCTAAATGTTATTCCTAATACAACAGTTAATATTGGTAAACAAGGTTTAGCTACTCCATATACAAAAGCTCTTGATATTCATGGAAATGAGCAAACAGGTACAGGTATTTTAGCTATATCTTCTCTTGGAATGTTTACTGTTGGAGCTGGTTATTTTAATAACTCTAATTTAAATGCTTCAACTGAGATTAATGCTACTATGGGAGTAAAAGTTGGTGCAAAAGAGGATAATGGTGATGATATAATTGATGGTGGAAAAGATATTGGAGTTGTTACAGCACAAGCAAATCTTGATTTCATTAATGTTGAATTATGGGGATTAAATATTGCTAATACTCTTGCTACATATACAGTTGCTTTAAATAATACATACCAATTAGCTGATGAAGCAAAAATTGGTTTTGATTTAAGATATGTAGGACTTAAATTTTCTGGTTCAGATGATACTGATAGTCTTATTAAATTAGCTATTGATGGTAAATTCGGAATTGTTAATGCGAAATTAGGGTATGCTCAAACTGGTAAAGATGGTGGACTTACTGCTTTAGATCAAGATTCACAAAATACAACTCTTGGGTGGGGAATTTCTATAAACGGTTTAGCAAAAGCTACACACATTCAAGCAGCTGTTGGTGTTGATGTGTTAGATAATTTAAACTTCACTGTAAATTATGGTACATTAGAGTCAAAAGCTGATGGTATTTATGATTATGATGACAATGGGAAGTTAAAAATGGAAGAAGTTTATGGACAATTAACATATAAAATGTCTAAAAACTTAACTACATATGTAAGATATGGTACTCTTGAGCAAAAACAAGGTGGTACAAAAACTATTGATCAAAATAGAGGAAGATTACAAGTTGCATATACATTCTAA
- a CDS encoding ORF6N domain-containing protein has product MQDLIINENSIKDKIYTIRNMQVMLDRDLAELYGVENRVLKQAVKRNIDRFPSDFMFELTDKEIDSMVSQSVIPSKKNLGGAKPFAFTEQGVSMLSAVLRSEVAVNISIKIIRAFIQMRKLISQNIALFERFERIENRLTIHDKNFNTLFKALEDKNNIPVQNIFFDGQIYDAYSFVNDLLKLAKSEIVLIDNYIDDTVFTLFSKYPNINFTIYTSTISKQLKLDFEKYSKQYKNISLKTFKNAHDRFLIIDKKEIYHLGASLKDLGKKWFAFSKMSLNSLNLDEILNRLK; this is encoded by the coding sequence ATGCAAGATTTAATCATAAATGAAAACAGTATAAAAGATAAAATCTACACAATACGAAATATGCAAGTTATGTTGGATAGAGATTTAGCAGAGCTTTATGGTGTTGAAAATAGAGTTTTAAAACAAGCCGTAAAGAGAAATATAGATAGATTTCCATCTGATTTTATGTTTGAGCTTACAGATAAAGAAATAGATTCTATGGTATCACAATCTGTGATACCATCAAAAAAGAATCTAGGAGGAGCAAAACCTTTTGCTTTTACAGAACAAGGTGTTTCAATGCTTAGTGCTGTTTTAAGAAGTGAAGTTGCAGTAAATATTAGTATAAAAATTATTAGAGCTTTTATACAGATGCGAAAACTAATCTCTCAAAATATAGCTTTGTTTGAGAGATTTGAAAGAATAGAAAATCGCTTAACAATCCACGATAAAAACTTCAATACACTTTTTAAAGCCTTAGAAGATAAAAACAATATTCCAGTGCAAAACATCTTTTTTGATGGACAAATTTACGATGCTTACAGTTTTGTAAACGATTTGTTAAAACTAGCAAAAAGTGAAATAGTTTTGATAGATAATTATATAGATGATACAGTTTTTACTCTCTTTTCTAAATATCCAAATATAAATTTCACAATCTACACTTCAACAATTTCAAAACAACTAAAACTAGATTTTGAAAAATATTCAAAACAATATAAAAATATCTCTCTAAAAACTTTTAAAAATGCTCATGATAGATTTTTGATTATCGATAAAAAAGAGATTTATCATTTGGGAGCAAGTTTAAAAGATTTGGGTAAAAAATGGTTTGCCTTTTCAAAGATGAGTTTGAACTCTTTAAATTTGGATGAGATTTTAAATAGATTAAAATAA
- a CDS encoding DUF6036 family nucleotidyltransferase — MYLTDDYKDIIEIFNEFKVKYLISGAFAMSKLGYSRATYDIDLWVEKNKENAIKIYNALDEFGVPFKLKPDDFLESNSVIQIGNAPNRIDILTDIDGLNFEDAWNNKNKVDFDGLETYCLCLNDLIINKSSTNREKDKLDLVQLKQLSKMIQIKK, encoded by the coding sequence ATGTATTTAACAGATGACTATAAAGATATAATAGAAATTTTTAATGAATTTAAAGTTAAGTATCTAATATCTGGTGCTTTTGCTATGTCAAAATTAGGATATTCAAGAGCTACATATGACATAGATTTATGGGTTGAAAAAAATAAAGAAAATGCTATAAAAATATATAATGCTTTAGATGAATTTGGTGTACCTTTTAAATTAAAACCTGATGATTTTTTAGAATCAAATAGTGTTATACAAATTGGAAATGCTCCAAATAGAATAGATATTTTAACCGATATAGACGGTCTTAATTTTGAAGATGCTTGGAATAATAAGAATAAAGTAGATTTTGATGGATTAGAAACTTATTGTTTATGTTTAAATGATTTGATTATAAATAAATCTTCTACAAATAGAGAAAAAGATAAATTAGATTTAGTTCAGCTAAAACAACTTTCTAAGATGATTCAAATTAAAAAGTAA